A stretch of Phytoactinopolyspora mesophila DNA encodes these proteins:
- a CDS encoding ROK family transcriptional regulator: MAQSGHSGGPQVLRLLNCAAVLRAIRATGSARVTELVEATGLSRPTVTAAVTTLITDGWVEETEDRTKDTPRMGRPARVLRFRDNAQHVLGIDVGPHKVYCAVADFNGAVVTHVRRDVPSMISHSELLEHVKRTIELALNEASVSPTSLAAVGVGSPGIVDEHRGAIVQAPSVPGWNSLELAHWLRQSIDCPVHIENDVNLAIMAEQWNGAGSATDNLVLVQWGARVGAAVVVQGRLHRGAHGAAGEIGFVDLDSEPQGVQPDGLGPLEARIGTAAIIDRARRLGDITSPDAVTVLAAAAAGDALALKVLDDVCAQFARGFAPFLAAIDPELVILGGVITLAGDAVLAGVHRHLGQRALAVPRLELSALGDDAVALGAVRLAAADAEQRLLDSYMSADGLSRA, encoded by the coding sequence TTGGCACAATCCGGACACAGCGGAGGCCCTCAAGTCCTCCGGCTGCTCAACTGCGCCGCTGTCCTCCGCGCCATTCGCGCCACAGGATCAGCGCGGGTCACCGAACTGGTCGAGGCGACGGGCCTGTCCCGGCCAACCGTCACAGCGGCCGTCACGACACTCATCACCGACGGATGGGTCGAGGAGACCGAAGACCGCACGAAGGACACCCCGCGCATGGGGCGGCCCGCCCGGGTGCTGCGGTTCCGGGACAACGCCCAGCACGTCCTGGGCATCGACGTAGGACCGCACAAGGTGTACTGCGCGGTAGCCGACTTCAACGGCGCGGTGGTGACACATGTGCGCCGCGACGTGCCCAGCATGATCTCCCATTCCGAGCTGCTCGAACACGTCAAGAGGACCATCGAGCTGGCGCTGAACGAGGCGAGCGTGAGTCCCACGTCACTCGCGGCCGTCGGGGTCGGCTCTCCGGGCATCGTCGACGAGCACCGGGGAGCCATCGTCCAGGCACCCTCCGTTCCGGGATGGAACTCCCTCGAGCTCGCGCACTGGCTCCGGCAGAGCATCGACTGCCCGGTGCATATCGAGAACGACGTCAACCTGGCGATCATGGCCGAGCAGTGGAACGGGGCGGGCAGCGCCACCGACAATCTTGTGCTCGTGCAATGGGGCGCCAGGGTCGGAGCCGCCGTCGTGGTCCAGGGCCGGCTGCATCGCGGCGCCCACGGGGCCGCGGGTGAGATCGGCTTCGTGGATCTCGATTCCGAACCGCAAGGTGTTCAGCCGGACGGACTCGGCCCGCTCGAAGCCCGCATCGGAACGGCAGCGATCATCGATCGTGCCCGCCGGCTGGGCGACATCACGAGTCCCGATGCGGTCACCGTGCTTGCGGCGGCCGCCGCAGGCGATGCGCTCGCGCTCAAGGTGCTCGACGACGTGTGCGCGCAATTCGCCCGCGGCTTCGCACCCTTTCTGGCCGCGATCGATCCCGAACTAGTGATTCTCGGTGGCGTTATCACACTTGCCGGGGACGCTGTCTTGGCCGGCGTCCATCGGCACCTCGGCCAGCGTGCTCTCGCGGTGCCCCGCCTCGAGTTGTCGGCTCTGGGGGACGACGCCGTCGCGCTCGGCGCGGTGCGCCTGGCCGCCGCGGACGCCGAGCAACGTCTGCTGGACTCCTACATGTCGGCCGACGGGCTGAGCCGGGCCTGA